CTGTTAAAAAGGAAAAGTGCAGGATTACGCTCTGTTTTAATTAAAAAGTAATGGGGACAGCAAAGTCTCTTGATTGAGTAAAGTAAACATTGATCCAGATTGTTTTCTAGGCACGCCAGAACACATCAAACACTGAGGCAGTGAAGTCAGACGTTTGGACAGCTGGGCCTGCTCCTCTGCTGAGGATGTGTGGAGATTAGAGAAACCTTATTACATACAGGATCTtttagtaacacacacacacacgcacacacatacacacacagcatacacttGCTCCCTGTCCATTATAGAGCAAGATGCTGAGACTTCCACTCTCTATCTTTTGTTCTTCTTCCCTTTCAGGGTGAAGCTGTGGCCTTCACAGATCCCTACATGTTTTCCTTGGTGCTTAGATCCACTGTAACATCAAACAAACCACAGGAAAAGTGAATCTGAACCAAGTGAAACCTTCTCAAATATTAGCCCTTCTTGTCCCGGGTTTGTTGATAAGATGTGTCCTGGTTTGTTAATGTTGAAaagtctcttctcctccttgttgtgtttttttgttgtaaactttactgtgcacacacagagggatgtgATCGTTGGCACGGCAACCCTGTATTTTTTTCTGAAAGGCTATTGACACAAACGCTATGATTGGGTCGTGTGAAATGGCTGAGCTGGAGAAGGTGTTTTTTGCTACATTAGATACTACACAAGAGGTCATCCAGGGGTCAGAGATCCGGTTATTGGTTCAAATCTTAACCAAGGATCTTAAAGATGAAGATCTGTTGCAGTTGTGCTCCTGTAAGCAATAGAACACCGAATTTAGGGAAAAACATTTATTAAGATGTGGCCCAAATTACAGATCCTGTACTTTTCTCAAGTATTGTGAGGTCACAGTGTAAAGCTGAGGGAATGTGGAGATAATGAGCGGTCTAATTCTCGGTACTTGGTCCTGGTGAATGACCGAGAGAATTACTTGGTGTATGTGACTTTAGCTGAGTCTATGTTAGATGCTATGCAGCTGTATATAGGGGCCAGCCCCGCAAATAACATACAGCgcagatgccccccccccccccacccccccatacactcaTGAGCACGCATGTACACACCAGCGCTCACAAACGCATacactctctctgtatctttcacCCCCTGCCTGAAACCCCTAAACACAAAATCAGCAGGTTTGGTTTGGTCTGCAGATTTTAATAGCTTATTAAAACCAGATGACACAAATGTTTGAACCTGTGGACAATTCAGTCGCTACAAAGTGCTGAGTTTGTTTCCCGAAAGAGTCAGACACACTGGGAGACGCTACCAATGGCCCTGGGAAACTTAATGAAATTTAATGAATTATATAGACCGTGTTGCTGACTTTGTTCTCCCCTGGGCTTTAAGTACACTGTTAACTAGCGTCAttcaaggtaaaaaaaaaactggggaTTTACAATGCCACTGACTGGAAAACCTCCATGTTTTGTTTCATGTTTAACAGAAGTGGACAAATAGCCTCAAGGTTCAACACACAACTTTAAATTGCTTGCTCGGATTTGGATAATGTCGGTTAGTATGTCGCCTAGAAGTTGCCCTTTGCTGTTTTATGAAACCATGATTAACAGTTGTTTGTCACCTTTTTTATTTTGCTACcttttgtattgttatattttgtatttgatcAAGTTTATAGCTCATCATCTGCTCCCCTGTATATAAAAGCTTACATTAGCTTACAACCTTTGATGCACCATTGCACAATCAACATCTCATATGGTGGCAATTCTTGGTACACTCTAGACCTGGAAAAATGTATGACCAGCCATAACAACATCACAAGTAAATGTGCTGGGATAAACAAAATACGCCCTCGGTCTACTGTTAGTCCGGATGTTTGTTTAATTGGAGGAACGCTCTGTTCTTCCCATTCTACTCGGTGCAGATTGGAAGCCTACATTCCTGTTCACAGGATGGATTCCAAACAATTGCATGTGGCTGCTACTCTGTTATGAAAgggatgctaatgctaacatatGTTCACAAAAAGTCCATTGAAGTTGTAACTCTTGACTTGAAAGATCAAGGCTCAATATTTCAACTTATGGTCAGGCTtaagatgttgttgatatgaatTGTCACAGTGTATGAAAGAATAgctcagaggagagagtgacGGCAAGAGTTTTGACCACAGTTTGTTAGCTGCCATATCCTCTGACGTGAGGTTGTTCGTGTGCTGGCAGTTTATCCACGTCACACAGACTCACTTTGACTGTTTATTGCAAAAGTCATTTGCCAAAACTTGTGCAATGTCATACATACTTTATTTAGATTCTTATCAACAAATACGATTAACTTAATCTACATTGTTAAAGATTAGAAAGTGAGGAAACCGGCTGACCAACAGAGAAAGCTCACACTCAAAACAAGTTTATACCTATGACAagttatataatataataaacctccaaAATATACAACATAATAAACAAACACTTTCAGATGCATTCAAGTCTGACTATGACTGTCATGATGCCACGCTGATAGTTCCCGGCAGTATTAAAAGCATAGAATGGTTGATCGTGCTTCTCATAATCCTCCATTCCATTCACCGGTCTCATACCGAGACCAACGTTGGAGGGCTGGagtgaagggaaggaggaggaggcctatCCAGGTCACCCTACAGCCTCTGTGGGCTTCACAGCAGCAGGGCTGTCGATACCCTTGTCTGATTTTCTTCTTCGAAAGTGAAGAGGCCTACATAAgaacctaaccctaaacccgtTGTTTCAGTACAGATTCACATATCACTGTTTAGATTGTTTCAGATCATCTCAGGGGACTCTTCAAATCTTCAAATATGTGTCAACTCAACTCTGACACGTATTTCTGGCTCCACTCCACATGGATAGATAGGTTTGTAAGCTCCCTGTTCCAGACCTTGCTCATTCTGTCTAGAAGTCATAGTCCATGTTCTCCAGAGTGCTGTTGGGGAGAACGTAGAGAGACTTGCTCTTTTTCTTCCGGCTCTTCTTGTTCTGCGCAGGGTCGAGGGCTCCCGTCAGGGACAGGTAGGAGGCCATGCTGTTCCGAACGCCGTAGCTCACCATGGCGTCATTGTTGTCCGGGCTACCGGGGTTCTCTAAGCTCACCAGCTCTTTGCTGTGATTGGTTGaaatagacagacagaatgGGATGGAGTCATATCACAGCGGTCTATACTATATCAGTCCTATCACAGTGGTCACTAGTTTACCTGTCTACTTTCTTCCAGTCAAAGTGGCGCCTCATGACCACCGGGGGCGCCTGTGGAGGGCCTTCCAGGGTGGAGGCATTCCCAGACAGACATGGGGTGGTGAGGACACAGCACAGGCCATCTGCTGAGTCTGGGGCAGCAGGAGGGAACCGTCAGATATGATACCTACACTACACACTTGTGCCTTTTCataaggggtcagatggctgagcggttagggagtcgggctattaatcagaaggttgccggttcgattcccgaatgacattgtgtccttgggcaaggcacttcaccttacttgcctcggggaaaatatccctgtacttactgtaagtcgctctgcataagagcgtctgctaaatgactaattgtaaATAGTCCTCATAATGCCCATAAACACTCATGGCCATGCACTGCAACAGTCTCTTTATGAAGTAGGCATTGCACTTGTGTACTTGTCTTGCACTTGCGTTcatggtcacacagacacacacacacacatacagtaactcTTAAAACTGTTAGGGGCATACCAAACCAGTGGTTAATAGAATACACTCTCCTCTCGCATCCATACACAGACGCACCAAACCCTTAACACCTCTTACATCCTGTTGTATTCAACAGCACTTAGCACACAGTGTTactgagagagaaactgaggaacacagacaggaaaGATAAGTACACTATCAGCCACCGCTGATTTctatatttagtttttttttttttctttgtgtgtgatgagtatgcgtgcatgtgtgcgtgtgtgagagttcaGTTGTACCAGAGTAATGGTTAACCATATCCTCCAGACACTGGAAAGTGAGCCTTGGTGAGATGTAGTACCAGCTGTTGTCCAGTCGCAGGACCTTGTAGTGCTTTATGGACCTGTGCTTCACTGACAGGGAGTACACACCTGTAAACACGCAACACATCAGCAAACTGGCAGGGATTACATACCTGTAAACACTAACACACCTGTGCAAATCAGTCATTCATAACAGCAATTAATGCAATGTAGTGTTTTAGACCTGGGCGATACCGGTGGTAAATTGTGTCAAGTCTATTGGATTTATCTATCCGTACTATGGAGTGTGTCATATACAGTGTAACAGACATGGCAAATCTGCTATTGCGCTAGAGGGAAATGGTGCAAGTTAGAACTGAATGACAATGTAACAAAGTCATCAGACATGAGCTATAGTGAAATGGGAAATACATGTATGGGACTTCCTCCTTATTTGTTCATGCACCACATATTGAAATAAGTTCTGTAAAGGTCATGTTCACACAGTGGCTGTCTGTAAACTATAAGTTATCTGAAACGTATTTAGTATCACACACCGAATAACTATTGGTTCATAGTTCACACAGTGAtacatgaagcacacacacacctttctcttTGATGCTCTCTCTGACCATGAAGGAGCCCACTCTGTGTCCAGGGAGCTGAAGCAGCTCTTCTGCCTTCCTTCTCATCACTCCCTCGAACAGCCAACTTGGAAATAAAATAAAGGGCAGCAGGATAGCTTAGTAGAATTACACAGTTATATAACATGATATGGTATGGTTTTCTTGACAATCCCTTCTTACCCATGATACACCTTTGCTACATAGTTGTTAGGAATATAGTTTTCGCTTCCTGGTGGGCCGGACTGGACTCTCCACCAACCGACTTCTCTGAACGTTGCAAAACAAGTGAAAAGGGGGAATTCATAACTAAATGACTAGAAATGTGATCGTCTTTTAATTGTCTCCCTTCACATTTTCAGAAGTTGATACTTTGGTTAAACACattttaatttaataataataatattacagGGGACGCCTTTCAGAACACTTAAGGACATCTTACTGAAAATATAGGTTCAACGTCCAAAACAGATATAACATGGTTCTACACTGACATTGTTGAAAGGCCTTCTGCTTTTCTATATGCATGCGGTCAGACAGTGAACAGTATGAACATACTGAGAAACGGCCTTGAGCTTCTCTCCCATCCTGAAGAGTGGCTCGCTGACATCTGGAGACGGGTAGTCTTGGAGCACAATGAGGATTTCATCCTCAGAATCTGTGGAACCAAGTAGTCACAATGTTACCCAGATAGTCACCCTTTGAGCCAGATAGGTTGCAATATGCATACAAATACAGCTAGCAACCGATTCCTTGTTGACAGCGTGGACACCACCTAAACTGGGTGCATTTTGTTCAACTAATCCAAACTGGTCTGTGTTTCTGTATCACCTGATCTAGTGGTACTGTCTATTGTGGATGCAGCAGGATCTTACAATTGCTCTAATGTGTAGATgggaaacatttattttgaaatcATGTTGCATTTATTGAAGTTGTAAATCCTCACCAAACTTCCTTTTTAAATTAAATGTATGTACCATGTCAAGCTCATCTTTTGctataacatgtttttttgcatCCGGCAGTAGTGTATCCTTATAAAGGAGCAAAATGTATATCATGCTTTGTTTATTCTTTTAATGTAATTACTTCTGTTTTTGGTTTTCcttaagacttttgcacagtactgtgttCTACTGTGTTCTACTGTGTTCTACTGTGTTCTACTGTGTTCTACTGTGTATACTGTGTTCTACTGTGTATACTGTGTTCTACTGTGTATACTGTGTTCTACTGTGTACTACTGTGTTCTACTGTATACTATGTTCTACTGGGTATATTGTGTACTACTGGGTATACTGTGTTCTACTGGGTATACTGTGTTCAGCACACTGACAGATGCCCTTGGGGAGCCATAGAGTAAGTGCAGACTAGACTCCCATACTGTGTCCTTTCTCTCCAAATAAATGCTTACATAAAGAAACTCAGCCATAGTCTAAGAATTGATGTCTTACCTCTCAGGGTGCTGTCATTGTTGTCCATATTGGATTTATGTTCGTCCTCTCCCTTCAATATGTTCCCCATCATGGAACTCGTCAGGGCCCAGCTCTTAGAACAGAAAGAGAAGTGTTGCTGTCAAATCATATCTAAGACCATACTTCCCTACATGATGGGGAGAGAACCTTTCTGGTCAATGTCTCTTTTGAAAGTTCCAACCAGTGTCTATGCCCAAACCCTTGTTTTGTAACTTCCTGTTAGCCACCAGAGTGCTATGTCAACCCAGCTTACACTCAAGAATTGGGAAACAGAGGCTTGATGTTATCAGACAcatttttctatcattttttttattataatggAGCTACCTAAATATGATTCCCACAAAGTTTTAATGCAGGAATCACACGTGTTGTACTATTCAGTTGTATACGATCTCATGCAAATATCTTTCCTGATATGTCATAACCATTGCTGGACAATATTGGTTAACCACAGCTTCatcaaacaaacacaatttGTGGCTGCAAACTTGTCATTCGAACGTGCCTCAAATACTTCCAAAGGAGATGGATGTTATTGTATCTAAGGTTAGACCCAGGTCTGTGCAGCAGCAACCACGGTGTCGTCCCCAGGTAGGTGTACACTTACCTATCTGGTACAGTGACTCATGTAGATGTCCACAGTGGGAGCCTCAGGCCTGGCAGGGTGGAAGAAGCTCCACCAGATGAGACACCAGAGCACCTCTTAAACCAAAAAGTCTGAGGCCATGTCTGGTGTCCTCTCGTATGTAAAGAGATCTTTACTTTGACGAACAAACGTCAACACTTTCTTAGCCATCAGAATGAATAGTCACAGCGCAGCAAGCCAcacactcacttcctgttctggaATGAGGAAGAGATGAACAGCGCAGAGAGAACTCGGCCGTAGTGTCTGAGGtattaaaaacaacacagaagAGACTAATGATTTTTACAAGACTTTCTGAGTGAAAACCTTAATCACATAACAAAAGTTGTCAAAATAATGTAGCTTAGAACAGCATTCATATTTTCTCACAATCATTTGCCAGTGTAAACACGTTCTGGACTTTTTCATAAACGTTTTAGAGAGGCCACTTTGGGGCCACGCTCAAAAAACCTCTCCATAAGCCACATCATTTAACACAGGAATTTAAGAAAGGAATGTTCCAAAATCATGAGTTGTTGATAAGGATTTTTCTCTGTAGTGTTTATTACTGTCAGTGCTTCCTCTTGGATTATGTGTTGGGATTTGGAATTGTAAGGgttcaaagacagaaaataaagAGCTTCTAACCAGTAAACATCTTTTACATTTTGTCCTATCAATTCTTCAGACAGATTTTGTGTGTTATGATTATTAATGAATGTATTGGACAGTCCTGTTTATCTAACTGTCATGAGCTCTAGGAAATAAGCAAGCTGTTGCCACCTTTTTGTGTAACCAGACTGCAGGAGGTCTGTGGTTAGCAGACTAACAGGACGGACCTCCCTCCCCACAATCAACTGGTTAATTAATGCTGCAATAGCTTTAACAACTTAAATAGAAAACCTGTTGAACATTTACATGGAAATGTACATGTTTCTCATGAACAATGGGCAACAATGGGAAATGCAAAGGAGTGCCTTGAATGGGGTATCATTACAAgtttcagaacacacacactgacattatgTCTCATAACATGCATGCAAAATGTATGGAATTTGCAAGTAGAGAGGGGtaaaaagacagaaaggaaaAACGTGTCCATTGCCAGTTCAAACCCAAATGACTGGCAGTGCAACCGGAAAGCAGTCTTGCTCATGCACTAGGTGGTCCAGTAATGTTTTCAGAGGGCATAGCCTTTGGTGGAGAGGAGATAGAATTACACTGTTTTGACAACTCACTGCCCCTTTGACAGGACTCTCATTCTAAGACATGAGCTGAACCCAGCAGCCTGCAGCAGtcctcctccatgctggtgAGCTGGGTGTTGGCTGATGTCACATGATCACATAGAGGGGGTGTAACAGTTGTGGTTCACCAGGAGGATGTGCTCATTTTGGTTTGCACTGAAATAAACTAGAGGGCTTTAAAAGTGACATTTCTGGCCTCTTGGAGATACTTCCAGGTCTCTACTGAATAACGTTATTGAAACCATGgtttgtgtttcatttgaaCTATATTGGAATGTATTGGTCAAATGTCGGCTTAACTCTTAAGAATACATAGATTTTAAAAAGTAGTGTctatttattattttcagaGAAACTACTTTACCAACAGCAGCAAGAAAAAATGATCAGAATGAGTGAATTATTTAACACACATTTGATTTTGGATGAATAGGGATGTGTGTGACTGAACTTGTACATTGTACAGCAAAAACCAAGACCTGCAATGACAATAACAAAAAACAAGAACCAAAGAAGAAGTACGTTCTAATTCTGATACACTTCTCTATTTTGTTTACTTCTATTTTATATAGTTACTATATTTAAACTGGTTGCACTGTATTGAAACTGGTTGCATTTTTACCACACACCCTTTAGTGTGGCAGACCACTATAAGGTTCTATCCTCCAGTCTGTTCATATTGGTCATCTCATACAATATGTTGGGTCTACCCTCATTTCAGTCAATAGCCTGGAACAGTTACAGTTTCAGGGAGTTAACCACACATGTCAAACCGAGTATGGTATTATGAGCATACTTATCTACAAAAGATTAAAAGGACTACAGGAGATTAAATAGGAGGCTTCAAACCATAATTATGACTTATTGATTCCCGTAAAAAGCTCACAAACATGACCAACAGGTGTTCTGTCGTAAATATGACGTTTGTTTGGCACTCGTGGagatctctttccctctgggaGTCAGTCCAACAGGGTTTCATGATGACCGTCTTGTTGCCCGTTTACAAGACATGTGGCAGACAAGTGTCTGTTAAACCTTGAAGGTGGTAAATGATTTGTAGACTGTTTCTTTATTACTCTCTTTATCCATCACTAgccgtctttctgtctctgtaccCTATAGACAGATGGTGCTGCCTATGGTTAGTGTTGGCCTATGATAGCTAGCGGTGGCGCTAGTCAGATGTTCCTTTCTTAGCCTGGACTCAGGAGGCATTTTTGAACGTTTCAAGAAGAAATGAGTCCCACATCCGCCATTTAAAATTACATGCCTTTTTATAGATTGCAAAGAATCTCCTTCATCTTTTATTTCCAGTCATCTATATCAAGACATGTCCATATTAAAAGGCTTTCTCCTTAATTTGGAAGAAAGAAGGTTGCCCAGGAACGTTCTGGTGGTCTGTGAGCTTTCTGTTTGTCCAGATTTCCTttcaattttacatttacatttagtcatttagcagacgctcttatccagagcgacttacagtaagtacagggacattctccccgaggcaagtagggtgaagtgccttgcccaaggacacaacatcatttggcacggctgggaatcgaactggcaaccttcagattactagccagactccctcaccgctcagccatctgactcccaacatTGTTCAGTTTTTCCTCAAAACGATGCACATTCCAACAACAGTCATACCTGTAATTAGTGTGGCTATGGCTGCTGTTTTACAATAAATACGGAACAAGGCCATGACGAGAGCTCAAATAAACACAATCAgaatatgttttgtgtgtgtgtaagtctgtaTTGTTATCTGTTTTTAGAAAGTTTCGAAGATCTTCCGAGAAATCCCTTTACCACTCAGTGGAGCTCACCATGATCTGTGTAGCCTAGTTAATGAATCTAGGTAAGCCTAAGTTGTAATACTGAGGCTGTCATCACCACCATTTTGGGGTGAtttttttgtgcttttgttcGGCACCTCGGTCAGCTTTGCTGTGTTAGAGTGTGCTTTATAGATAaaatgtacttacttacttaccatgcgtgctctctctagttttctctgtttctgtttcacTTTTTCTGATAAGTTACCTGGTCTGTGTCTTAGTCCTTCATGGCGCAcacttgagcacacacacacattgacacacatcaTATGACTGTTGTATGAGGCTTTTTTTCTGGGGTAATTCAACACTGGAGTGTAGTTGGGTGGAAGGAGGCCTGACTTACCATTAAAGTCATGGTTAAAGTCCATTCTACATTGCTTTTGAGAGCCTATGAAACCTCTGGGGAATTGTGTCATCCTGCTGAATTCCTCTTGACCTCTGTACACAGCGAATCCCCTGAGCAACCTCCAGCAGCATGACAGCACCTGATGCTGCCGTGAGTGGTGGTGCTCACACAATGCGTGGCAGGATTCTGAGATCATCCTTCTCCGTCACGCGTGTCAGCGACACAATACACAGCCAGTCTATTTCAATAAAGATGCGCTTGGAAAGACACTGAGGTGAACGCATTATGCCGAGCGCAATAACCCCATCGATGAAGATCAATACTAGTGAAGACTTTGAAACAGGGGagcgctgtggtgtgtgtgtgtgtgtgtgtgtgtgtgtgtgtgtgtgtgtgtgtcagaggtccTGAGGCTGGGGAAAGTGGTCCTAATGGCTGGGTGGGATTAGTGCTCTGCGCCCTGTGATTACAGCAGTTTCTATAACAGAGCCACCTGTGTACAGTGTCCTAggatccacatacacacactctgcaacacacagcacagcctcATAATGGCCTAGGGATAATGCCAGCCTTCAAGTCCAGGGAAGGTAACTATCGGTTGCGatgccagcccagcccagcccataaTAAGCAGCTGCACCAGTAGATCCAGTCAGTCCGCCTTAGGAGCCAGATTGGAATCTGTGTTATTGCTGTGTCATCACCCATTACCTAGTCATTACACCATTTATTTGATATTACACAGTTAATCTTGCACTACAGGctatttttaaaatgttttgacCGAGCACCTGTGAAAGTTGATGCcatcccctcccacacacacacacacacacaccccacaacaCTTTTAAGCCAAGTAAAAGCATCTTCCCTGCGATGACTCCCTTAAAGATTCTAAATCTGTAATGCCTTGTGTAATCATGTTGCTGTTTGTGTCATCCCTAATATAAATGCCATCCTACAGGATTGAATTTCACAAAGCCATGTTCATTATAAATATGTGGATTATCTGAAATGTATTGCATGGATACTATAACCGTGCAACTCTCCATTCACCTTTCATAGTCTATCATTGTCATTGTCTTCTCTGAGGAATGTCTACTTAAAAGTTCAGTAAAGTGTTTACCGATAGGTGATTGCTTTGTATAACCTTTAAAAGTGCAATGGCTCAATAGCTGTCTTGTGTAGTTGCTCTAGAAAGGGAAGCTAGTGTATCTCTTCAGGCACAAGAAAAAAAGGAGATCTGTCCAAGAACTGTTTCCACAGGATAGCTTCAATAGTTATCTAACTGCTAACTTTCCAGGAGGATTATTAGTTTTATTACTTCTGAGAAACGATCCAAGGCTAATCTTTTTTAGACATCCACGGAATTTATACACCGTTTGATTTGTAGTCAATGATGTGTGTCTGAGTTCTCCAGACCCTGCGATGAACGGATCCTGGAGTCAACATCTCAAGATATCTAAATCCAATCAATCTTCTATCTTCAGAAGTCTGTTGAATGTTGGACGTGCTGAGTTTCAACTGGTCTAAGATCAGTTCTGCATCCAAGGCACTGCCTACACCTAACACCgataaataaaaatatgttGGAACATATGTACATTCATAGCCATCATCCGAATGTACTCTGAGCCGATAACTGAAGAAGAGTATATATGACAGGTGTGGAGGTCCGACAGGAAATGATGCATACAGCTGAGTTTTGGCATTTTTGTCTGAGCGTGCCCATGTGGGAACTGCCTCTAAACGTTGGTCTAAACTCTGTGCAGGTTAGAAGGTGTCGTGACAAGACAATGATGAGATTTAAAATACTTAAAATACGTCAAGGAGGGCATGGAGAGGTGAGACCAATGAACTTTAGGTCAGTAGGCATGACCTCAGGAGGCAGGAAGATTCATATTGAAGCTTCAGCTTCTGTTTGGTTTGGACTTGTTCTCCATAATGTTTGACTTTTAGGGGTTGGTTGTCCAGAACTATATCAAGCAAGATAGAAAAACATACGTGTCAACGGCAGTCTGCCCATATCTGGTATGGTATTCTGCGTATGCAACTACTGTCATTAAAAATCTTGAGTAAGATGGAAATACCTACCATTCTCAAGCATTCCTCAAATTCCTCCTAAATTGACCTGCTTCTAATCTACTAACACAACCTGTCACTGTCATACTAGAGTTCTAAATGGCTAATACACCTCACCAGCTAGCACTGGTCTGCCATGGGCAGCAATCCAGGCATGTCTACTTCCCTGTAATGAACCACGTTCAGCCAAGTCTCAACTGTCTCAGTGGGCCTGTGATTGCGTAAGACTGGCGGCCTTTGGACTAAAGTAATTTTGGCTACTGCGGGTGCTCCAGGCGTGAGTTCAGCCAAATCCTATTTTTTGGCTCTGGGGGGAAAGAATCCAAGTCAGCCATGATGGATCCCagactcccctccacccccccaagcACCTCTGGCATTACTTAGAGCAGATGTGAGATAGTTAGGACCGCACAGGGAAACAGATactttgtgtgtctgcatccCTCTGgtttcctccccaccccccaaaaaacccaTCAGATAAACAACATAAATTTCAGGCATCTTGTGGCTATTTttcaaacatttcaaacatgacaCGACATTGGAAACTGGTAATTTGCGCAATACCTTCAATAGGCAATGCGGAAAGAAGAAAATGTCAACTTCAGAAATCCAAAGCTTCCCTCAAGCAGGCAGGATTAGGAGAGGTTGGGTAGAGACAACAGTGATGGTGAATGTGTGGCTGCTAACACTTAGAGGTTACTGTCCTCTGCCACTCAGATGAATACCTGCAGGCTGACAAGAGAGATTGTGATAAGTAGTTGTTGAAAGCTCTGACAAT
Above is a window of Osmerus mordax isolate fOsmMor3 chromosome 18, fOsmMor3.pri, whole genome shotgun sequence DNA encoding:
- the sla1a gene encoding src like adaptor 1a, with the protein product MMGNILKGEDEHKSNMDNNDSTLRDSEDEILIVLQDYPSPDVSEPLFRMGEKLKAVSQEVGWWRVQSGPPGSENYIPNNYVAKVYHGWLFEGVMRRKAEELLQLPGHRVGSFMVRESIKEKGVYSLSVKHRSIKHYKVLRLDNSWYYISPRLTFQCLEDMVNHYSDSADGLCCVLTTPCLSGNASTLEGPPQAPPVVMRRHFDWKKVDSKELVSLENPGSPDNNDAMVSYGVRNSMASYLSLTGALDPAQNKKSRKKKSKSLYVLPNSTLENMDYDF